A single genomic interval of Acidovorax sp. 1608163 harbors:
- a CDS encoding nitroreductase family protein — MSVIPWPLKPMPPHTPSGRAHGSARGGAVASASAAPADRSGRGCAAPAAAAGPDDTAAMAAALIQSRQTILPKRLGAPGPNVAELAAILEAAAHAPDHGQLQPWRFVLVPDTARTLLADVFALALQERDAEATPEQIEQAREKAYRSPVLLLAVVDAARGDADIDLAERLVSAGCAIQNMLLMATAQGFGSALTSGKALKAASLRALFRLGCDEQALCFVSIGTVVSRKAARVRPAASSYVSTLDEHRGILPGF; from the coding sequence ATGTCTGTCATCCCTTGGCCCCTGAAGCCGATGCCGCCCCACACGCCGTCTGGGCGCGCACACGGTAGTGCACGCGGCGGTGCCGTTGCATCCGCATCTGCCGCCCCTGCAGACCGCAGTGGGCGAGGCTGCGCCGCGCCAGCGGCCGCTGCCGGCCCGGACGACACGGCTGCGATGGCGGCTGCGCTGATCCAGTCGCGGCAAACCATCTTGCCCAAGCGCCTGGGCGCGCCTGGCCCCAACGTGGCCGAGCTGGCCGCCATCCTGGAGGCCGCAGCCCACGCGCCTGACCATGGGCAACTGCAGCCCTGGCGCTTTGTGCTGGTGCCCGACACGGCCCGAACCCTGCTGGCCGACGTGTTTGCTTTGGCATTGCAGGAGCGCGACGCAGAGGCCACGCCCGAACAAATCGAACAGGCCCGCGAAAAGGCCTACCGCTCGCCCGTGCTGCTGCTGGCGGTGGTGGACGCTGCGCGTGGCGACGCCGACATCGACCTGGCCGAGCGCCTGGTGTCGGCAGGCTGCGCCATCCAGAACATGCTGCTCATGGCCACGGCGCAGGGCTTTGGCTCGGCGCTCACCAGCGGCAAGGCGCTCAAGGCGGCCAGCCTGCGCGCGCTGTTCCGCTTGGGGTGCGATGAGCAGGCCCTGTGCTTTGTGAGCATCGGCACCGTGGTCTCGCGCAAGGCCGCCCGCGTGCGGCCCGCAGCCAGCAGCTATGTGAGCACGCTCGATGAGCACCGAGGTATCCTGCCCGGGTTTTGA
- a CDS encoding DUF3567 domain-containing protein, translating to MQMLYDSESFVVVHMLPDAVEKSTQALNDTAPPKPQLARHGFEIVDKRSGKEVYLDGSWAEMFQEQILAWQRDTPTQEEVEDALDRYAGLAQNPVIVH from the coding sequence ATGCAAATGCTCTACGACTCTGAATCCTTTGTGGTGGTCCACATGCTGCCTGACGCCGTGGAGAAATCGACCCAGGCGCTCAACGACACCGCGCCCCCCAAACCCCAACTGGCCCGCCACGGCTTTGAAATCGTGGACAAGCGCTCGGGCAAAGAGGTGTACCTGGATGGCTCCTGGGCCGAAATGTTCCAGGAGCAAATCCTGGCCTGGCAGCGCGACACCCCTACGCAGGAAGAAGTGGAAGACGCGCTGGACCGCTACGCCGGGCTGGCGCAGAACCCGGTGATCGTGCACTGA
- a CDS encoding ribonucleotide reductase subunit alpha produces MNIASFDDLLVAARQQPEPQRLLFVFAGVELPDDATEAQRARFEQGQGGALVPRMCVDKTPQELPSFAALVAEAQQFTAPGHDWVMVFAAAMSGTLNQAPTSADAEAPLQRMVDAIKRGAMEGFIPFDRQGQPVRLG; encoded by the coding sequence ATGAATATTGCCTCCTTTGACGACTTGCTGGTGGCTGCGCGCCAGCAGCCCGAGCCCCAGCGCCTGCTGTTTGTGTTTGCCGGTGTGGAGCTGCCAGACGACGCCACCGAAGCCCAGCGCGCCCGCTTTGAACAAGGGCAGGGCGGGGCCCTGGTGCCGCGGATGTGCGTGGACAAGACCCCGCAGGAGCTGCCCTCGTTCGCCGCCTTGGTCGCCGAGGCCCAGCAGTTCACGGCCCCCGGGCACGATTGGGTCATGGTGTTTGCGGCCGCCATGTCCGGCACGCTGAACCAGGCGCCCACCAGTGCCGATGCCGAGGCCCCCCTGCAGCGCATGGTCGATGCCATCAAGCGCGGCGCCATGGAGGGGTTCATCCCCTTCGACCGCCAGGGCCAGCCTGTGCGCTTAGGCTAG
- a CDS encoding NnrS family protein, protein MNTPRPTIALKVASGKPSPEVLAQLDKRWRWQYLMLAPHRLSFFLAMVVLVASAVWWLAVQVDRATGWWGLGYAQALALSPTLVHSTVMVLGFIPLYFAGFLFTAGPKWLGVDPLPVSALRPVLFLQAGGWLLWLAGAHLGAPLALAGLVLACVGLGWMTAQFWGRVRLSQAEDQLHARAIATACVVGSLSAAGVALAMVWDSHALARVCVFTALWGFVVVVYVSVAHRMIPFFTSSAMPMVQAWRPFWVLWLMLAAAAMQVLAAWLEFAGVSASAAGPAWAWVHGGLQVAVGCVLVWLAWVWGLVQSLKNKLLAMLHIGFLWLGVAFVLGGAAQWLAVAGGWVVWVWGRCMRCPWGAWHRSCWPWSHGCLAATVAARWWLIALRGRCFGCCRRPRCCA, encoded by the coding sequence ATGAACACGCCCCGCCCCACCATTGCGCTGAAGGTGGCCTCGGGCAAGCCATCGCCTGAGGTGCTGGCCCAGCTCGACAAGCGCTGGCGCTGGCAGTACCTCATGCTGGCGCCGCACCGGCTCAGCTTCTTTTTGGCGATGGTGGTGCTGGTGGCTTCGGCGGTTTGGTGGCTGGCGGTGCAGGTCGACCGCGCCACCGGCTGGTGGGGGCTGGGGTACGCGCAGGCCCTGGCCTTGTCGCCCACGCTGGTGCATTCCACGGTGATGGTGCTGGGCTTCATTCCGTTGTACTTTGCGGGCTTTCTCTTCACGGCAGGCCCCAAGTGGCTGGGGGTAGACCCCTTGCCCGTGTCTGCTTTGCGCCCCGTGTTGTTTTTGCAGGCGGGTGGGTGGCTGCTGTGGCTGGCGGGGGCACACCTGGGGGCGCCGTTGGCCTTGGCGGGGCTGGTGCTGGCCTGTGTGGGGCTGGGCTGGATGACGGCACAGTTCTGGGGCCGTGTGCGCCTGAGCCAGGCTGAAGACCAACTGCACGCCCGCGCCATTGCCACGGCCTGTGTGGTGGGCAGCCTGAGTGCGGCTGGGGTGGCACTCGCGATGGTGTGGGATTCGCATGCGCTGGCCCGTGTCTGCGTGTTCACCGCGCTGTGGGGCTTTGTGGTGGTGGTCTACGTCTCGGTGGCGCACCGCATGATTCCGTTTTTCACCTCCAGCGCCATGCCCATGGTGCAGGCGTGGCGCCCCTTCTGGGTGCTGTGGCTCATGCTGGCGGCAGCGGCCATGCAGGTGCTGGCGGCCTGGCTGGAGTTTGCCGGGGTGTCCGCCAGCGCTGCGGGCCCGGCGTGGGCCTGGGTGCACGGTGGCTTGCAGGTGGCTGTGGGCTGCGTGCTGGTCTGGCTGGCCTGGGTGTGGGGGCTGGTGCAAAGCCTCAAGAACAAGTTGCTGGCCATGCTGCACATTGGCTTTTTGTGGCTGGGCGTGGCGTTTGTCCTGGGCGGCGCGGCGCAGTGGCTGGCGGTGGCTGGGGGCTGGGTGGTTTGGGTCTGGGGGCGTTGCATGCGCTGTCCATGGGGTGCTTGGCATCGCTCATGCTGGCCATGGTCACACGGGTGTCTTGCGGCCACAGTGGCCGCGCGCTGGTGGCTGATCGCATTGCGTGGTCGCTGTTTTGGTTGTTGCAGGCGGCCACGCTGCTGCGCATAG
- a CDS encoding tripartite tricarboxylate transporter substrate binding protein, translating to MQRRTLLSALPALAATGAALSALSTPSARAQAAWPDQPLRWVVPYPAGGGTDVLARTVAEAMRQTLGQQIVVDNRPGASTNIGAQMVATAKPDGNTFMSADNAVLAYNEHLFTKLPFNPEKDFTYVGGISRFPLALVVNPAFEAKTVKEFLAYARANPGKLNYASPGNGSPHHLAMEMFKHRTKTFLTHIPYRGAAPALQDVMGGQVPCMFLDLAAGLPVITSGKVRALAIGSAQRVAALPDVPTLAEAGVPNTEVFAFQGLLGPAGLPAAITARLNADLNKALSNPAVVKRMQDFGMEALPGTPEQFRAMARAESKRWGEIIKAAGVRLD from the coding sequence ATGCAACGCAGAACCCTTCTTTCAGCCCTTCCCGCTCTGGCCGCCACAGGCGCGGCCCTGTCGGCCCTCTCTACTCCCTCGGCGCGCGCCCAAGCCGCCTGGCCTGACCAGCCCTTGCGCTGGGTGGTGCCGTACCCCGCAGGTGGCGGCACCGACGTGCTGGCCCGCACCGTGGCCGAGGCCATGCGCCAGACGCTGGGCCAGCAGATCGTCGTGGACAACCGCCCCGGCGCCTCCACCAACATCGGCGCGCAGATGGTGGCCACGGCCAAGCCCGACGGCAACACCTTCATGTCGGCCGACAACGCCGTGCTGGCCTACAACGAGCATCTCTTCACCAAGCTGCCCTTCAACCCCGAAAAGGACTTCACCTACGTGGGCGGTATCAGCCGCTTTCCGCTGGCGCTGGTGGTGAACCCGGCGTTTGAAGCCAAGACGGTGAAGGAATTCCTGGCCTACGCACGCGCCAACCCTGGCAAGCTCAACTACGCATCGCCCGGCAACGGCTCGCCACACCACTTGGCGATGGAGATGTTCAAGCACCGCACCAAGACCTTCCTCACGCACATCCCCTACCGCGGCGCCGCGCCTGCGCTGCAGGACGTGATGGGCGGGCAGGTGCCCTGCATGTTCCTGGACCTGGCGGCGGGCCTGCCCGTCATCACCTCGGGCAAGGTGCGGGCGCTGGCCATCGGCTCGGCCCAACGGGTGGCGGCTTTGCCGGATGTGCCCACGCTGGCCGAAGCCGGTGTCCCCAATACAGAAGTGTTTGCCTTCCAGGGCCTGTTGGGCCCCGCTGGCCTGCCTGCTGCCATTACGGCCCGCCTCAATGCGGATCTGAACAAAGCCTTGTCCAACCCCGCCGTGGTCAAACGCATGCAGGACTTTGGCATGGAAGCCTTGCCCGGCACGCCCGAGCAGTTCCGCGCCATGGCGCGGGCCGAGTCCAAGCGGTGGGGCGAAATCATCAAGGCTGCAGGCGTGCGCCTGGACTGA
- a CDS encoding AbrB family transcriptional regulator, translating into MSVRFFLHTLLTLLLAWAAAATCVALHTPLPWMLGPLVATSLLSIGGAPTESWGPLRNAGQWTIGATLGLYFTPEVTALVGSLWWAIALGIGWALLLGWGFGAWLYRLHAPRMHGVPAPMLRATSYFAGAIGAASEMTLLAERENARTDLVAASHSLRLLIVTLTIPFALQWSGLHGLDVLAPPVRVVDWQGLVLLGALTGAGALLMDRLGRANPWFMGAMLVSMGLTMASITLSAVPQGLVNAAQLVIGVSLGVRFRADFLRAAPRWLATVAVGTLGLMAVCAAFAALLAWGTGLPWATLVLGTSPGGIAEMSITAKVLQLGVPVVTAFQVCRLMAVLMLVAPLYRRIYPPEASAGAAD; encoded by the coding sequence ATGTCTGTTCGATTTTTTCTCCACACCCTGTTGACCCTGCTGCTGGCCTGGGCCGCAGCCGCCACCTGCGTGGCCCTGCACACCCCGCTGCCGTGGATGCTGGGGCCGCTGGTGGCCACCTCGTTGCTGTCGATTGGCGGCGCACCCACCGAAAGCTGGGGGCCGCTGCGCAATGCCGGGCAGTGGACCATTGGCGCCACGCTGGGCCTGTATTTCACGCCCGAGGTCACGGCCCTGGTAGGCAGCCTGTGGTGGGCGATTGCCCTGGGCATTGGGTGGGCGCTGCTGCTAGGCTGGGGCTTTGGTGCCTGGCTGTACCGGTTGCACGCACCGCGCATGCACGGTGTGCCCGCGCCCATGCTGCGCGCCACCAGCTACTTTGCCGGGGCCATCGGCGCTGCATCAGAGATGACGCTGCTGGCCGAGCGCGAAAACGCCCGCACCGATCTGGTGGCCGCCAGCCACAGCCTGCGGCTGCTCATCGTCACCCTCACCATTCCGTTTGCCCTGCAGTGGAGTGGATTGCATGGCCTGGACGTGCTGGCGCCCCCGGTGCGCGTGGTGGACTGGCAGGGGCTGGTGCTGCTGGGCGCCCTCACCGGCGCTGGCGCGCTGCTGATGGACCGGCTGGGCCGCGCCAACCCCTGGTTCATGGGCGCCATGCTGGTCTCCATGGGGCTCACCATGGCCAGCATCACCTTGTCAGCTGTGCCGCAAGGCCTGGTCAATGCGGCGCAGCTGGTAATTGGGGTGAGTTTGGGCGTGCGGTTTCGGGCCGATTTCTTGCGCGCCGCCCCGCGCTGGCTGGCCACGGTGGCGGTCGGTACGCTGGGGTTGATGGCCGTGTGCGCCGCTTTTGCCGCCCTGCTGGCCTGGGGCACGGGCCTGCCCTGGGCCACGCTGGTGCTGGGCACCTCGCCCGGCGGCATTGCCGAAATGTCGATCACCGCCAAGGTGCTGCAACTCGGCGTGCCAGTGGTCACGGCTTTTCAGGTGTGCCGGTTGATGGCGGTGTTGATGCTGGTGGCGCCGCTGTACCGGCGGATTTACCCGCCAGAGGCGTCAGCAGGCGCAGCGGACTGA
- a CDS encoding IclR family transcriptional regulator, whose amino-acid sequence MDKERAGIQSVEVGFALLEGLTRARGPLMLKDVAAAAGMSAAKAHRYLVSFQRLGLVTQDSRTARYDLGPAALKLGLASLARLDAMRLARERVPAWMEAIEHTLALAVWGNHGPTIVHWEESPQAVTANLRLGDVMPLLSSATGRCFAAYMPPDAVAPLLQHELAQAAKLRRTDLPATLTEAQAMLAEVRERGMARVVDTLLPGIVAFCAPVFDADGHLALGITTLGSLATFDPEWGGAVEAPLRTAAAQLSADLGAGCA is encoded by the coding sequence ATGGACAAAGAACGTGCAGGAATTCAATCGGTCGAGGTCGGGTTTGCCCTGCTGGAGGGGCTGACCCGCGCGCGCGGTCCTTTGATGCTCAAGGACGTGGCCGCTGCTGCAGGCATGAGCGCGGCCAAGGCGCACCGCTATCTGGTGAGCTTTCAGCGCCTGGGGCTGGTCACCCAAGACAGCCGCACCGCCCGCTACGACCTGGGCCCGGCCGCGCTCAAGCTGGGCCTGGCGTCGCTCGCCCGGCTCGATGCCATGCGGCTGGCGCGCGAGCGCGTGCCCGCCTGGATGGAAGCGATAGAGCACACCCTGGCTCTGGCGGTGTGGGGCAACCACGGCCCCACCATCGTGCACTGGGAGGAATCGCCCCAGGCCGTCACCGCCAACCTGCGCCTGGGCGACGTGATGCCGCTGCTGTCGTCCGCCACTGGGCGCTGCTTTGCGGCCTACATGCCGCCTGATGCCGTGGCCCCGCTGCTGCAGCACGAGCTGGCCCAGGCCGCCAAGCTGCGCCGCACCGATCTGCCTGCCACCCTGACCGAGGCCCAGGCCATGCTGGCCGAGGTGCGCGAGCGCGGCATGGCCCGGGTGGTGGACACGCTGCTGCCCGGCATCGTCGCCTTTTGCGCCCCGGTGTTCGATGCCGACGGCCACCTGGCGCTGGGCATCACCACGCTGGGCTCCCTTGCCACGTTCGACCCCGAATGGGGCGGCGCCGTAGAGGCACCGCTGCGCACCGCAGCGGCCCAGTTGTCGGCCGACCTGGGCGCGGGCTGCGCGTGA
- a CDS encoding DUF3108 domain-containing protein: MPRRTLLALTALVLALHWLVLHGIPLAWEGPTTPAGKVFSTRSVAAPPPAAALPPPSQASPAATPAAAPQAAKPRPAPPKRPPAHKAPTPSGQPPEPADATLATDTAGDGPAAADPAANAELWAGGANAPGTPASAAAPDMAAPAASAPQPAASAPPAQASAEGSGVDITPPGGQPGESASTAAPPVRLPAPVKLAFDVAGQAKKFDYQARAELVWQHDGARYEARQEISAFLVGSRTQRSTGMVTPQGLQPERFGDRNRSERAAHFDYARGRVTFSANTPEAAVGPGAQDRLSVFIQLAGLLAATPERFVPGTQLTLTTVSATSADRWTFTVEAPETLTLPAGTLPTLKLQRLPRRDYDQKAELWLAPSMGYLPVRIKITQANGDFADLRLRASGPP, from the coding sequence ATGCCACGGCGCACGCTGCTGGCCCTGACGGCGCTGGTACTGGCCCTGCACTGGCTGGTGCTGCACGGCATTCCCCTCGCGTGGGAAGGCCCCACCACCCCTGCGGGCAAGGTGTTCAGCACCCGCAGCGTGGCCGCGCCCCCGCCAGCCGCGGCCCTGCCCCCACCCAGCCAAGCCAGCCCAGCCGCAACCCCTGCGGCGGCGCCCCAGGCAGCCAAGCCGCGCCCTGCGCCTCCCAAACGGCCTCCAGCCCACAAGGCTCCAACGCCCTCGGGGCAGCCCCCCGAGCCGGCTGACGCCACGCTGGCCACAGACACCGCTGGCGATGGACCTGCGGCGGCCGACCCTGCAGCCAACGCAGAACTATGGGCTGGTGGCGCAAACGCTCCAGGCACGCCAGCCTCCGCAGCCGCCCCGGACATGGCCGCCCCTGCGGCCTCAGCCCCCCAGCCCGCCGCCAGCGCGCCACCGGCCCAGGCCAGTGCGGAAGGCTCCGGCGTAGACATCACCCCGCCAGGCGGCCAGCCTGGAGAGAGCGCCAGCACCGCCGCGCCCCCCGTGCGCTTGCCTGCGCCCGTCAAGCTGGCCTTTGATGTGGCCGGGCAAGCCAAGAAGTTTGACTACCAGGCCCGCGCCGAGCTGGTGTGGCAGCACGACGGCGCACGCTACGAGGCCCGCCAAGAGATCAGCGCCTTTTTGGTGGGCTCGCGCACCCAGCGCAGCACCGGCATGGTCACGCCCCAGGGCCTGCAACCCGAGCGCTTTGGCGACCGCAACCGCAGCGAACGCGCCGCCCACTTCGACTACGCCCGGGGCCGTGTCACCTTCAGCGCCAACACCCCCGAGGCCGCCGTGGGCCCTGGCGCCCAGGACCGCCTGAGCGTTTTCATCCAGCTCGCGGGCCTGCTGGCCGCAACCCCTGAGCGCTTTGTGCCCGGCACCCAGCTGACGCTGACCACCGTGAGCGCCACCAGCGCCGACCGCTGGACCTTCACCGTGGAAGCCCCGGAAACCCTGACCCTGCCCGCAGGCACCCTGCCCACCCTCAAGCTGCAGCGCCTGCCCCGGCGCGACTACGACCAAAAGGCCGAGCTGTGGCTGGCCCCCAGCATGGGTTACCTGCCCGTGCGCATCAAGATCACCCAGGCCAACGGCGACTTTGCCGACCTGCGCCTGCGCGCCAGCGGCCCGCCCTGA
- a CDS encoding hemerythrin domain-containing protein — translation MATSAGLPGFNTPAVGFEQPFAMLEACHERVERTLTLLQRLRAYVREQAADEAARQAARDVLRYFDIAAPLHHQDEELHVFPLLLAQGAPSVVAVVQQLQHDHVCMAADWAAARGALQALAEGAAAGFRSEDEARLDQFAQRYQQHIQAEEGTAYPCAQALLAQGDLHAMGLEMAARRRVG, via the coding sequence ATGGCAACGTCTGCAGGCCTGCCCGGTTTCAACACCCCCGCCGTGGGGTTTGAACAACCCTTTGCGATGCTGGAGGCTTGCCACGAGCGCGTGGAGCGCACGCTGACCCTGTTGCAGCGGCTGCGCGCGTATGTGCGCGAGCAAGCCGCTGACGAGGCCGCCCGCCAGGCCGCGCGCGATGTGCTGCGTTACTTTGACATCGCTGCGCCCCTGCACCACCAGGACGAGGAGCTGCATGTGTTCCCGTTGCTGCTGGCGCAGGGCGCGCCGTCGGTGGTGGCGGTGGTGCAGCAGCTGCAGCACGACCACGTCTGCATGGCCGCCGATTGGGCTGCTGCCCGGGGCGCGCTGCAGGCCCTGGCCGAGGGCGCGGCCGCAGGCTTTAGGTCCGAGGACGAGGCCCGGCTCGACCAGTTCGCCCAGCGCTACCAGCAGCACATCCAGGCCGAAGAGGGCACCGCCTACCCCTGTGCCCAGGCCTTGTTGGCCCAGGGCGACCTGCATGCCATGGGCTTGGAGATGGCCGCCCGCCGTCGCGTGGGTTGA
- a CDS encoding NnrS family protein, translating into MLAMVTRVSCGHSGRALVADRIAWSLFWLLQAATLLRIGATVPGLPGVWLPWVLLASACTWAATMGAWGVRLARWYGRLRPDGRPG; encoded by the coding sequence ATGCTGGCCATGGTCACACGGGTGTCTTGCGGCCACAGTGGCCGCGCGCTGGTGGCTGATCGCATTGCGTGGTCGCTGTTTTGGTTGTTGCAGGCGGCCACGCTGCTGCGCATAGGGGCCACGGTGCCCGGCCTGCCTGGCGTGTGGTTGCCCTGGGTGTTGTTGGCCAGTGCCTGCACCTGGGCGGCCACCATGGGGGCCTGGGGTGTGCGGCTGGCGCGCTGGTATGGGCGCCTGCGTCCCGATGGCCGCCCTGGCTGA
- a CDS encoding fumarylacetoacetate hydrolase family protein produces MKLATYKDGSRDGQLVVVSRDLGTAHYATGIASKLQQVLDDWGFLSPQLQDLYDQLSSGRARHAFPFDPAQCMAPLPRAYQWADGSAYINHVELVRKARNSEVPESFYTDPLMYQGGSDDFIGPCDPVVVPSEAMGIDFEAEIAVVTGDVKMGATPEQALDGIRLVMIANDVSLRNLIPAELAKGFGFFQSKPATAFGPVAVTLDELGDAWDKGRLNLTVQSTWNGRKVGMCDAGPEMTFHFGQLIAHIAKTRNVRAGSIVGSGTVSNKGVEQKGRMEWPKGYSCIAEKRCIETIQDGKPSTDFMKFGDTIRIEVKGKDGSSIFGAIDQEIASPEAV; encoded by the coding sequence ATGAAACTCGCTACGTACAAAGACGGCTCGCGCGACGGCCAACTGGTTGTGGTCTCCCGTGATCTGGGCACGGCCCATTATGCGACCGGCATTGCCAGCAAGCTGCAGCAGGTGCTGGACGACTGGGGCTTCCTCTCGCCCCAGTTGCAAGACCTGTACGACCAGCTGAGCAGCGGCCGCGCGCGCCACGCCTTCCCGTTTGACCCGGCCCAGTGCATGGCCCCGCTGCCCCGCGCCTACCAGTGGGCCGATGGCTCCGCCTACATCAACCACGTCGAACTGGTGCGAAAAGCGCGCAACTCCGAGGTGCCAGAGAGTTTCTACACCGACCCGCTCATGTACCAGGGCGGCAGCGACGACTTTATCGGCCCCTGCGACCCCGTGGTGGTGCCCAGCGAGGCCATGGGCATCGACTTTGAGGCGGAAATCGCCGTCGTCACCGGTGATGTGAAGATGGGCGCCACGCCCGAACAGGCGCTGGACGGCATCCGCCTGGTGATGATTGCCAACGATGTGAGCCTGCGCAACCTGATCCCGGCCGAGCTGGCCAAGGGCTTTGGCTTCTTCCAAAGCAAGCCCGCCACCGCGTTTGGCCCCGTGGCCGTGACGCTGGACGAACTGGGCGACGCCTGGGACAAGGGCCGCTTGAACCTCACCGTGCAGTCCACCTGGAACGGCCGCAAGGTCGGCATGTGCGACGCAGGCCCCGAGATGACCTTCCACTTTGGCCAGCTGATTGCCCACATTGCCAAGACGCGCAACGTGCGCGCGGGCTCCATCGTGGGCAGCGGCACCGTGAGCAACAAGGGCGTGGAGCAAAAAGGGCGCATGGAATGGCCCAAGGGCTACAGCTGCATTGCCGAAAAGCGCTGCATCGAGACCATCCAGGACGGCAAGCCCAGCACCGATTTCATGAAGTTTGGCGACACCATTCGCATCGAGGTCAAGGGCAAGGACGGCTCCAGCATTTTTGGCGCCATCGACCAAGAGATTGCGTCGCCCGAAGCGGTTTGA